The Cryptococcus depauperatus CBS 7841 chromosome 3, complete sequence nucleotide sequence TTCGAATCGGTTTTGGATCCgtcagaagaagatgtcGCCCGTGGCCGCAAAGTGTTGGAGCCTGAAGCAATGACAGTCTCGACGGCTACCGCAAAGGGTATACCCTCATCACGAACCGTTCTTCTTAAAACAGCGGACAAGACTGGATTCGTTTTCTTTACTAATTACACCTCTCGGAAATCTCAAGAGATATTGGAAAATCCTTATGCTTCTCTGGCATTTTATTGGCGTGAGGTATCTCGTCAGGTTCGAGTAGTAggaaaagtagaaaaggtcgacagaaaagaaagcgTGGAGTACTTTGCTACGAGGCCGAGAGGTAGTAAGCTGGGAGCTTGGGCGAGTCAACAAAGTCAGCCTGTCGAAGAAGGCCAATTGGAGGAGAGAGTTAAGAACGAAGAGAATAGATGGGAAGGTAAAGAGGTGGAATGTCCAGAGTTTTGGGGAGGTTGGAGAATAATCCCATTGTACGTTACCCATCGCCTTACATGTGTTGCTTGAGCATTGATAGCTTTCAAGTGAGGTAGAGTTTTGGTCCGGACAACCCTCTCGACTCCACGACCGCTTTAAATATACTCGACCTGAAGGTAGCGATGGTGAATGGAAACTCGAGAAACTATCGCCTTGATTGATGACTACTCCAAGAAACGTGAGCTGTGGTACCAATAAAGCCCTTTGATGCTCACGTAGTCtaaaaaggaaagatgtaaaTATGCATTACGTCGATCCGTCAGAACGTCCAATTTTTGCT carries:
- a CDS encoding pyridoxamine 5'-phosphate oxidase, whose translation is MSTQHLYGTSSIQAAHETVKLTSHNQYITPRLLASDLAPNPLIQFNVWFESVLDPSEEDVARGRKVLEPEAMTVSTATAKGIPSSRTVLLKTADKTGFVFFTNYTSRKSQEILENPYASLAFYWREVSRQVRVVGKVEKVDRKESVEYFATRPRGSKLGAWASQQSQPVEEGQLEERVKNEENRWEGKEVECPEFWGGWRIIPFEVEFWSGQPSRLHDRFKYTRPEGSDGEWKLEKLSP